The window TTCGGACTAGGTAGAGAAAGAAGGaactaaagaaaaaagttCTTGAGGACATTTACGTCATTATATATGAGTTAAAGCCACGCGACATAAGATTTGGGAATGGATGGCTCACAATCGTTACACTGGAATTACCAAtacaacatcatcatcatcatccttCTCTGCGCTTATCCGATTGGCCCCCAAAATCCCTTCTTCTTTCCTTAAATCTCTCTCTCGATTACTCCTAAATTCACTAATAATTTTCTCCGCCCAGCTCGgcaatcattttaatttcatctctCGCAAGGGGATATGTTGCATTTGTGCTTCGTTCTTAAATCCGTTTGACCTCGTTGGAGCTGCGAATCTTTGTTTATTGGAGGCTTCAAGTCTCGTTTCGATAAGGtaaatttcatgaaattcaATCTCTTTTACACTGCTTCTCTCTgctcttattatttttttttcttcttaacaGATTCTTTGCGTACTAAATGATTCTGCTTcgaatttttgaatattttgattgctGCTAGTATTGTTACTGTTAATCAGTTGTTTCAATACTTTGCCAATATTGTTAATTTGAGCtacttcttttcttctctAACAACTATTTAGATTCCTAataattatgtgattgatGAAAGGAAAATAGGAACCAGTCACTAATATTTACATTATCTAATTGAACCACTTATATGTGAAGTTGTAGTTATTTACAATTACAATGGGATTGGATTGCACTTTGCCAATTCATAAGGGTCATGCAGCTGCTGAATAGAACATAGGAAAGGATTAATAGTTAGCCAATAAGCTAGAATACTAACCAGAGCAAACATTGGACCTCCACACTCAATGAAAGGTTTATGAACTTTCATTATATTTGGTTTTTCTAAAGATCCAGTAGAGGCAGAGGTTGGAGATTCATACAGAGACGCTTAATAAGTATCCGTTCTCACCAAAATTGTGGACAGATTGTTAAGGTGCTTGTGAAGTGGAAAGAGGTCCAGATGATATTAGCAGTGGAATGTGCAATAGATTATTTCTTTAACAAATGGTGTTTTGTGCTTCAAGTAGgccaaatttgatatttttaactaCTACTGGATTTGTCTCCTTCAACAAGTAAATAACAGTAGCCCTTTACATGCTTTggtatttgaattaaatttatttaaaattggtgTGTTGTTAGTTTACAGTTTTAAGTGGTCAAGCCTTTCTGAACATTTTGTGACCCTGTCCTTCATTTATGGTTCTCTTTGCCGCTTTTGACTGAAGTTTATCTAAAGAATTCATTTGTACTCACATGCAGTTATCATGACAAGCATTAAGGATTGGGTTTTCTCTCAAGTGatatccaagtcagtaggtgCCACCAGACCACTGTCAGCATCTGAAAGTTTTTTGTCACAGGACTCGCAAAATGAATTGTCACAGGACGCTCAGGATGAAGAGCTTGCTAGTAGAGGTTCCGCATGtcatttcattatataatCTCCAATTTTTGCGTGTTTCACacatgataaataaaatagttacaGTGAATATCCTTTTTCGTCTATCTTGTACAGTTGTGCTACTACAATTTTTATAGGTTTTGTGCTAGCTAATAGAGTTGTTGTCTAACAGCAGCCGCTTGCTATTTCATGCATCAGGTTTTACTCGAACCAATGCCAATTTTATTTCACGTCCAGTTTCAACTGAAACATCTCAGCCATCTAGTGATCTTGAGATGGAACGGAATAACATGCTCCCACAAGTGGAAAGTTCTTCTGGATCTTATCGCAGCAGTAGTGAGGAGAAGAAGAGTTTAGACCCTGTCGCCAAGGTTGAAGCTCTGAAAGTTAAATTTTTACGTCTTGTTCGACGGCTTGGCCCATCAGTAGATAATCTTACAGTGGCAAAAGTTTTATATCGGATCCACCTGGCAACTTTGATACGTGCTGGGGAATCTGATCTAGAAAGAGCTAACCTTAAAAGTGACAGTGCTCGGATTATAGCTGCTGAGCAAGAAGAAATAGGTCAACCAGAACTGGACTTCTCTCTTAAGATTCTTGTTTTGGGTAAAACTGGTGTTGGTAAGAGTTCCACAATAAATTCCATACTTGGTGAATCAAAGGTAGCCACGGATGCATTTCAGCCTGCAACAGATCAGGTTCGTGAGATTGTGGGAAATGTATATGGCATGAAGATATCATTTATTGACACTCCTGGCCTGTTGCcttcttcaacaaattctGACACAAAAAATCGGAAAATCCTGCACTCTGTGAAGCGGTTTATTCGTAAATCACGCCCAGATGTAATCTTGTACTTTGAACGCTTTGATTTGATTCACATGGGTGATAGTGATTTTCCATTACTGAAGCTTGTTACAGAAATTCTTGGTCCTGCAATTTGGTTCAGCACCCAAATTGTTATGACTCATTCCTGTGCAGCACTTCCTGAAGGTCAAAACGGGTTTCCTGTAAGCTATGATTCATACGTCAGTTACTGCAAACAGGTGGTGCAACACCACATTCATCGGGCAACATTGGATACGAAGCTTGAAAATCCTGTAATTTTGGTGGAGAATCATCCTTACTGTAAAGTGGATAACACTGGGAAAAAGGTTCTTCCTAATGGACAGGCATGGATGTCCCAGTTCATGTTATTGTGTATATGCACCAAAATACTTGGTGATGTTAATGCTCTTTTGCAATTTGAAGACAGCATACAGTTGGGACCATTGGGTAATACCCGATTGCCTTCTTTACCTCATCTGCTCTCATCTTTACTTAAACATCGTCTCAAACTGAGCCTGGATGGAGCAGATTGTGAACTTGATGAACTCTCTCTCTCCGACATGGAGGATGAAGATGAGTACGATCAGTTACCTCCTATCCGTATTCTGACTCATGCTCAGTTCCAAAAGTTAGAACCTTCTCAGAAAAAGGATTATCTTGATGAGTTGGATTACAGGGAGACCCTTTACATGAAGAAACAGCTGAAAGAAGAATGCATCAGAAGAAAGCAGAAAGGTGATGTTGTAGCCTCTGATGATAACCCCGACGATCAACCTGGATCTCCCGAGGCATTTGAGCTACCAGAAATGGCTATCCCACTGAGTTTTGATTCGGATTCCCCCGTGCATCGATTCCGCTGTGTTGTCACGAGGGA is drawn from Salvia hispanica cultivar TCC Black 2014 chromosome 6, UniMelb_Shisp_WGS_1.0, whole genome shotgun sequence and contains these coding sequences:
- the LOC125194287 gene encoding translocase of chloroplast 90, chloroplastic; translation: MTSIKDWVFSQVISKSVGATRPLSASESFLSQDSQNELSQDAQDEELASRGFTRTNANFISRPVSTETSQPSSDLEMERNNMLPQVESSSGSYRSSSEEKKSLDPVAKVEALKVKFLRLVRRLGPSVDNLTVAKVLYRIHLATLIRAGESDLERANLKSDSARIIAAEQEEIGQPELDFSLKILVLGKTGVGKSSTINSILGESKVATDAFQPATDQVREIVGNVYGMKISFIDTPGLLPSSTNSDTKNRKILHSVKRFIRKSRPDVILYFERFDLIHMGDSDFPLLKLVTEILGPAIWFSTQIVMTHSCAALPEGQNGFPVSYDSYVSYCKQVVQHHIHRATLDTKLENPVILVENHPYCKVDNTGKKVLPNGQAWMSQFMLLCICTKILGDVNALLQFEDSIQLGPLGNTRLPSLPHLLSSLLKHRLKLSLDGADCELDELSLSDMEDEDEYDQLPPIRILTHAQFQKLEPSQKKDYLDELDYRETLYMKKQLKEECIRRKQKGDVVASDDNPDDQPGSPEAFELPEMAIPLSFDSDSPVHRFRCVVTRDQSLARPVLDPHGWDHDVGFDGINIEMASEVNKNVITCVAGQMSKDKQDFNVQCESTAAFLDPRGPIYAIGLDVQSANKELIYTLRSNAKLKSSNCNVAECGVSVMSFGDKYYYGAKIEDSIFTKKRLNLKMNVGGMTNVGQVAYGGTIEATLKGKDYPVRDEKVILSMSILSSGKEMVLGGNVQSDFRVSRGTRMSVNANMNSRKMGQVSVKVNSSEHMEVALIALISVLRSLMKKKSCKEPREIG